The following proteins are co-located in the Microbacterium sp. SORGH_AS_0888 genome:
- a CDS encoding IclR family transcriptional regulator, which produces MAHRSAGESALHRHLRVLDAFDALHPFLTLSEIAAATGLAPSTAHRLVGELTAERLLERLPDRTYRLGLRLWEYAARTPGAIGLREIARPWLHSAHARIRQHIQLGVRAGTDVLFVERMSAPGAVINATLIGGRIPLHASSSGLVLLASAGEEAVRTVVASGLRAYTTLTPRTEAELRRVLRRVRSEDVADARGYIHREARGIAVPVRGPDGSVYAALGAVVPDTPGPAHETVETLRIAAAGVSRSLAEAYARGGGDAGWHGPGPDAGVPARSWEVAATLLRR; this is translated from the coding sequence ATGGCGCACAGGTCCGCCGGCGAGTCGGCGCTGCACCGGCACCTGCGCGTGCTCGACGCGTTCGACGCGCTGCACCCGTTCCTCACCCTGAGCGAGATCGCCGCGGCCACGGGACTCGCCCCCTCGACCGCGCATCGCCTGGTCGGCGAGCTCACGGCCGAGCGCCTGCTCGAGCGGCTCCCCGACCGCACGTACCGGCTCGGGCTGCGGCTGTGGGAGTACGCCGCGCGCACGCCCGGGGCCATCGGGCTGCGCGAGATCGCACGCCCGTGGCTGCATTCCGCGCACGCGCGGATCCGGCAGCACATCCAGCTCGGCGTGCGCGCCGGGACCGACGTCCTGTTCGTCGAGCGGATGTCGGCGCCCGGCGCCGTGATCAACGCGACGCTCATCGGCGGCCGCATCCCCCTGCACGCATCGTCGAGCGGGCTCGTGCTGCTGGCGAGCGCCGGCGAGGAGGCCGTGCGCACGGTCGTCGCGAGCGGTCTCCGGGCCTACACGACGCTCACCCCTCGCACCGAGGCGGAGCTGCGGCGCGTGCTCCGCCGGGTGCGCAGCGAGGACGTCGCGGACGCGCGGGGCTACATCCACCGTGAGGCGCGCGGGATCGCGGTGCCGGTCCGCGGGCCGGACGGCTCGGTCTACGCCGCGCTCGGCGCCGTGGTCCCGGACACGCCGGGGCCCGCGCACGAGACCGTGGAGACGCTGCGGATCGCCGCAGCGGGGGTGAGCCGCAGCCTCGCCGAGGCGTACGCGCGCGGCGGCGGGGATGCGGGCTGGCACGGCCCCGGTCCGGACGCCGGGGTCCCCGCGCGGTCGTGGGAGGTGGCCGCGACGCTCCTCCGCCGGTGA
- a CDS encoding DUF1932 domain-containing protein produces the protein MRRALGAAGAAVRGYDFSATAGDRIPASERMDTLSDALDGADLVLSLVWARTAAEAAEAAMPLLARDAVYADLNTAARGVKERVAAIGDAHGIAVADVAVLAPVARAAERTPLLASGPGAERFADAVRPFGVPVETLPGPAGDAAERKLLRSVFMKGMAAVVIEALEAARAAGAEEWLHAQMAAEFGPDGAATVDHLVQGTHRHAVRREREVRDALAALDADGRHADMTRAAVAWYERLAAASRPA, from the coding sequence ATGCGCAGGGCGCTCGGCGCCGCCGGTGCCGCCGTGCGCGGCTACGACTTCTCGGCCACGGCGGGGGACCGCATCCCGGCGTCCGAGCGGATGGACACGCTCTCGGACGCGCTCGATGGGGCGGATCTCGTGCTGAGCCTGGTGTGGGCGCGCACCGCGGCCGAGGCGGCCGAGGCCGCGATGCCGCTGCTGGCCCGCGACGCTGTGTACGCCGACCTCAACACCGCCGCTCGCGGCGTCAAGGAGCGCGTCGCGGCGATCGGCGATGCGCACGGGATCGCGGTCGCGGACGTCGCGGTGCTCGCGCCCGTGGCGCGCGCGGCCGAGCGCACGCCGTTGCTCGCGAGCGGCCCGGGCGCCGAGCGGTTCGCCGATGCCGTGCGCCCGTTCGGCGTTCCGGTCGAGACGCTGCCGGGCCCCGCCGGCGACGCCGCCGAGCGGAAGCTCCTGCGGAGCGTGTTCATGAAGGGCATGGCCGCCGTCGTGATCGAGGCGCTGGAGGCCGCCCGCGCGGCGGGCGCCGAGGAGTGGCTGCACGCGCAGATGGCGGCGGAGTTCGGCCCCGACGGAGCCGCCACGGTCGACCATCTCGTGCAGGGCACCCACCGCCACGCCGTGCGCCGCGAGCGCGAGGTGCGCGACGCGCTCGCGGCGCTCGATGCGGACGGCCGGCACGCCGACATGACGCGCGCCGCGGTCGCCTGGTACGAGCGGCTCGCGGCCGCATCCCGTCCCGCGTAG